Proteins from a genomic interval of Chionomys nivalis chromosome 7, mChiNiv1.1, whole genome shotgun sequence:
- the G3bp1 gene encoding ras GTPase-activating protein-binding protein 1, with the protein MVMEKPSPLLVGREFVRQYYTLLNQAPDMLHRFYGKNSSYAHGGLDSNGKPADAVYGQKEIHRKVMSQNFTNCHTKIRHVDAHATLNDGVVVQVMGLLSNNNQALRRFMQTFVLAPEGSVANKFYVHNDIFRYQDEVFGGFVTEPQEESEEEVEEPEERQQTPEVVPDDSGTFYDQAVSNDLEEHLEEPVVEPEPEPEPEAEPEPVPDIQEDKPEPPLEEAAPEDVQKSTSPAPADVAPAQEDLRTFSWASVTSKNLPPSGAVPVTGTPPHVVKVPPSQPRPESKPESQNLPQRPQRDQRVREQRINIPPQRGPRSMREAGEAGDVEPRRMVRHPDSHQLFIGNLPHEVDKSELKDFFQNYGNVVELRINSGGKLPNFGFVVFDDSEPVQKVLNNRPIMFRGTVRLNVEEKKTRAAREGDRRDNRLRGPGGPRGGPSGGMRGPPRGGMVQKPGFGVGRGITTPRQ; encoded by the exons ATGGTTATGGAGAAGCCTAGTCCCCTGCTGGTCGGGCGGGAGTTTGTGCGACAGTACTACACCTTGCTGAACCAAGCCCCGGACATGCTGCACAG ATTTTATGGGAAGAACTCTTCCTATGCCCATGGGGGCTTGGACTCCAACGGGAAGCCAGCGGATGCAGTCTATGGGCAGAAG GAAATCCACAGGAAAGTGATGTCACAAAACTTCACCAACTGTCACACCAAGATCCGCCACGTGGATGCTCATGCCACTCTGAATGACGGGGTGGTGGTCCAAGTGATGGGGCTCCTGTCCAATAATAACCAGGCTCTGCGGAGGTTCATGCAGACTTTTGTTCTTGCTCCTGAG GGCTCTGTGGCCAACAAATTCTATGTTCACAACGACATCTTCAGATATCAAGATGAGGTCTTTGGTGGCTTTGTCACTGAACCTCAGGAGG aatctgaggaagaagtagaagaacctgaagaaagacaacaaacacCTGAGGTGGTGCCTGATGATTCTGGAACGTTCTATGATCAGGCTGTCAG CAATGACTTGGAGGAGCATTTAGAGGAGCCTGTTGTGGAGCCAGAGCCAGAACCAGAGCCGGAGGCAGAACCAGAACCCGTGCCTGACATCCAAGAGGACAAGCCTGAGCCACCATTGGAGGAAGCTGCTCCCGAGGATGTGCAAAAGAGCACTTCCCCGGCCCCAGCAGATGTGGCCCCAGCGCAGGAAGACCTGAGG ACGTTTTCCTGGGCATCTGTGACTAGTAAGAACCTTCCTCCCAGCGGGGCTGTTCCAGTGACAGGGACACCACCTCATGTGGTTAAAGTGCCACCTTCACAG CCCCGCCCAGAATCTAAGCCTGAGTCACAGAATCTACCACAAAGGCCTCAGAGAGACCAGAGAGTTCGAGAGCAACGGATCAATATCCCTCCTCAGAGGGGACCCCGGTCAA TGCGCGAGGCTGGGGAAGCAGGAGATGTGGAACCTCGAAGGATGGTGAGGCACCCTGACAGTCACCAGCTCTTCATTGGGAACCTGCCACATGAGGTTGACAAGTCGGAACTGAAGGATTTTTTCCAAA ATTACGGGAACGTGGTGGAGCTGCGCATTAACAGTGGTGGGAAGTTACCCAACTTCGGTTTTGTTGTGTTTGACGATTCTGAGCCTGTTCAGAAGGTCCTTAACAACAGG CCCATCATGTTCCGAGGCACGGTCCGTCTGAACGTGGAGGAGAAGAAGACTCGAGCTGCCAGGGAAGGCGACCGCAGGGATAACCGTCTTCGGGGACCAGGAGGCCCTCGTGGTGGGCCAAGTGGTGGGATGAGAGGCCCTCCCCGCGGAGGCATGGTGCAGAAACCAGGCTTTGGTGTGGGCAGGGGGATCACAACTCCAAGGCAGTGA